GGCGGCGCGAGCGAGGACGGTAAGGCGGAGGAGGCCGAGGCGGCGCGGAGGCCGTGGAATCTGAGGCCGAGGAGGGCGGTgaatcctcctcctctttcgtTAAGGGACGGCGAGTCGTTTCGCGACGCCGCGTACGGTGCGTTCGGCGGGGACAAGGAGGATTACGCGCAGCAGCAGCCGAAATCCGTGCGGTTGCGAGGCTTCgcggaggagggagagaggaaggagaagaggaggtTCTGGTTATCGCTGTCGAAGGAGGAGATCGAGGAGGACATATTCGTCATGACGGGGTCGAGGCCTGCCCGGAGGCCTAGGAAGAGGCCCAAGAACGAGCAGAAGCAGCTTGATGTATGTTCCGTGTGGGATATCCATTCTCTTTCGTACGATGAATTTGTGTCATAGCTGAACTACTGGAATTCTCTTTCTGTTTCGTTTGGTTTTTGCTTGCAGATTGTTTTTCCGGGTTTATGGTTGGTGGGGCTCACAGCAGATGCTTACCGTGTGGCCGAAGCTCCGGccaaggtctctctctccccaGAAATGTTACTGTCTCTGTATGAAATTGTCATGTTTGAAAGTCTAAATATGTTTTGTGGCCTATTTGGTTTCGCCAACGAAGTTTGAGTTCTCATTTGTGCAGAGATAGTTGGCGCTGAGGGAGGATATGTTGCCCATTTCCTGAGCTGGAggtctctctttctccctctctcaacCAAATTGTCATGTTCTGGAGATCTTTGGTGTCTTTGCCCTGAGAACTTTTTGATACATGAAGGCGTATATTGCAGAGATAGAAGGTGTTCCAGAGCCAGAAGTCGTGACGCTTGAAAGCCTGTGGAGGCTCTTGAGCATCGGGCGCTTTCACACATCAACTAGAGGTGAAACATGGTTAGTTGTTACAGGaatgggaaaagtatcaaattaGGGGAAGGGACGAAGttattgttcaatttttttgtttgtctatctaaatttatttttcctactAGGTGTTTTCTGGGTAAAGAAGTTTGGTTTAGTAATTGTTCAGCGATTGCAAGTAGCACATgtaaatgtgaaaataggggcTGAGGAAGAATCGGCAGAGCTTATTTTGGGTAATTTATAGTATGCTTTGTCCATTATGATCTCCCTTTGTTTGTGTTTGGAGATACTATATTGGTTGAATAGATAAAAATCCTCTACGGGCTTCTTCGTATGGCTACACGTATGTGTACTGACAGAACAAAGCAGAGTAGCAAGGTGTAGTTGGGAAACAAAAACCCCGTCCGCGCTTACTGCATTTGACTTCCTTGGGCAATGCAGACCCATCACAATTTGATTGTTGTCATCCATATGTATAGGCCGGTGGACTTATTATCTGTCTTGCATACATGAATTAGGTGATCATTTTCGTATTTAGAAGTGTCCATCACAAAATTGAATAATCTCCCATCTGTCAATGTTCTTCACGTGCTTTAAAATGGTTAGGAGATTTCTTGTCTGAGGTTCTATTGTTATCAGAGGTGCTGCTCATCAGATTGTCGCCTTAGGCTTTCGGAATAAATCTTTAGACATCTATGAGGCATTCTCTTTTGCACAATTCACTTAGATTTAATTCCTGAGGTTCACTAACCTGCAGAAACTCTCTTTGACTTTTGCCAATAGTTTTGCCATCTTTCAGAATCTATTGGTAGTTATGATGGCCACCTAATGATATTAAGGCACTCTTTGCTGTTTTGACCTCTTTCAGCTCTGTCCTATACTTATTTGATATTGGAAATACCATGTTGATGATCGCAAATGAGTTAAGTCATGGGTGTGGATTCATTCACGTGCACGACACTGTATTgaagctttttcttttgctgaaaAACACACCCTTAGGaaaatataaatacaaaagcACTTTTCAACTTCCATTGTTTTGGTTCAATCTCTTTCAGTTTAGGAATTTATCTAAGTAATCTGATTCTGTTTTGTTGGAAGGCATATATTTGTATTTCCTTTTGCCTGGGTTTGCTTAATATCGGTTGTTTTAGATTTGGAGCTTATTGAGCAACCAATGGCCATGCTTGGGAATAGTGATGAACTTCAGGATCTTAGCTTATTTGCTGGCTCTAGGGAGGGCAGTTTTCTTTCAGTCTCTCGTTCCGGTGCATTCTCGTGTCATGATGCCTTTTGAGGCCATAAGTTTCTCTTAAGGTCCTTATCCTGCTGGAGTAGATCCATCATGTGTGGCGTCTTGATTACGTCCATGAAGAGTTGAACTGTAGCTGGTTTTGCTAGAACTGTTCTTGAATGTTAAGACTGTCTTCGAGCATGAACCCTGGTTCAGCCGCCTCGACTATGTTTTCAGAGCAGTTGCTTGCAGCGGGACATTTCCCTCAGAGGCAAATGCAGGTTCATGAACAATTTCCCCGTAGATATGAATGCCCATTTTGTTATCTATAAGATAGATGATTGTTTGTCTCATCTTCACCATGCGCTACCTCCATGCATAAACTTCGCATCCGCTTATCTGAATCGGTTATGGCATGCCCACCTGATTGCTGAACAATTCATCTGATTATTTAGCTGGAGATCTACATGCTGCATATATCGTTGGACTATAGGTTTCCCCAGATGTAATGTCCGATTTCGACCTGATCTTTGATCTATATCTTAATCGATTGCTATGTGGGAGAAATAAAAATCCTTTTTCAATTGGGCGCCCTCAGATCTTGTTGACGAAATTAAGTACATTTTCTTGTCGGCGAGATGTCTGTCATTTATTTCGGTTTTGGTGGCTCCGGGAGACATTTTTGAACAGAAACTGAAATTCCTCTATTCGGAATTGGGTGAGATTTCGGCTTCCTCCTGCTGCAGCAGCAATGATGTCGGATTGGAGGATTAGAGTTGGAACTTTGGATGCCCACACAAGTAAAGAACTTAATAGCTCTCTGACCGTCGATGTCTCAACTATTTAGAGCCTTCAATAGTGGAGTTTAAATTGGACCATTAAATATGTCGAACTTGATCTGGGTCAACGCATAATCATTTTTGAGTCTGGCTTAGTAGTAAATCAACGCGATTTGATTATGCCCCTTAACATAGTAACCTTGTAAGAAGTGCAAGTCAAGGCGAGTCTACGCATCTATCATGTACCTCGGAATTACTTGAAGATGGGCGTCATGTGGAGCTTCTTTGTTGAACCCCGAAGACGAAGTAGATGAGGTCCCGTCGTGAACCTCGCAATTCAAAGTCAACAGGACCGTCGCTGTGATCTCCAGACCAGTCGGTAGGGCACCACGCGCACTGTTGAGGCGGGGGAGCTCGCTAAAGAAATCGAAGAGCAGGGCAAAATCGTTGGCAGAAGGATCTCCAGACCATCGAGAATGCACATGTGGGTGTTTACCGTTGGTCCATTCGTGCCGGTGGTGGATGAAATTTGGAGGTGTTTAGGGTTGATACTTAAATCAAGAAGACCCTTGCACTTCACCCGTAGCCTTTCAAGTCTGTTCACGTGGTTACACAAGCAGAGGAAGCTTAACCCACCCCAGTAGGCTCCGGTCCAATTCAGAATAACAAGTCCCTGTCGTGTTGGGCCGGCCCAAATTAATCCGTCCGACGTGAATTTTCCTAGATTGTCGGACTATAACCGCACTTACCATAGCCAATTCCACTTCGGCCCAAGAGAACCAGCCTCCATTCCCAAAACCACAGccttttcctccttttcatTTGAGGATTCTCAAAGGAACATAGATTCTGGGCACGTCCATTTTGTCGTTTTTTCTCACTGTTTTGTACATGTCGTTGTCGTTTTTTTCTCACTGTTTTGTACATGTCGAGTTCTTTCTTAAGGAGAAAAACTGTCGTAGAACACAGTCATGCTTCTAAGCGCAAGGTTTCTCGATCGGTAAAACGGGATCGCTGAACTGGAAGTTCCCGAGAACTCCTCCTTCCATAAGTTGGGAAAATTGGTTTTGAGTGCGGTTTTAGTCCCCTGGTTTTCAGTTTTTACGCGGCTTGGCCCTCTAACTTTTGTTTTGTGCGATCAAGTTCGCCAGCGTTCTCGATTTCGGTGATTCGGTCCTCTAAATTTCATTTCGCTCTTTCAAGTCCTCTGATGTTCTTGATTTGTGCAATAAAATGCTTCATTTATCCGTCATAACTAACATTATCAGATttagggtttctttttcttttgcgttTCAATACATTTTTTTATCTCCTAACTGTTATGTTGTTTAATCAAGTACTCCTTTAACCTTATCGACttgtacaatcaaatcctacgGCCAATCGCTCTCGCTAAACCCTTAGATTAGTTAATGACGCCGGCGTTGTCCTTGCTTGACATTTAGAAGATAAAAGTTGTGCTTAACCCTTGGACAATATTACATGGGAGGTGGACCACGTTGGTGAATATTTCTGTCTACAGATTAAGGTCTTGTTCCGTTTCACGAATAAGGAGTCTTCAAATTGATTTCCTTTCCGAATCATATCCTTTCTGGAAGTaaagttctctttcctttgttcGGATGACCgaaaaacacaaaacaaaaaGTTTTGGCCTTCTGGGGGAATACTGAAATCGGGGACAAGCAATCATTGCGACTGCTGTGATCGGTGGCAAGCCAATAATGATCGGCAGCGGCGGCCGTTGGTAATGAAAGAAGGTTTTTGGTAGTCTTGCAGTCATAAAAATGTGGAAGTGGAATGCCGATACCAATCATAGGTAATCCGATTCCACATATTTCGAGGAATCCTAATTCGTTCGAaatcgaattatttttttccaaattcggATTCCGCAATAAACCAAACGAGGCATCAAAGCCTGCGAAAATTCGACGGATGTTCCTGCATGTTCCATTCATATCTGCGTATAATATGTGACTAAATTAGGGGTGAGTATGATTTCAAGTAGAACTTGAAATCAAACCGATAGGGAAACCGGTCACGTTCCAAATTTCGATGTATGCAAGATAGGTTATAGGTTTTAAAAATTAGGAGAActtgttccaatggattggtggTACCCGAAATATGTAACCTATAATCCGTaacaaatttttgtgtttttcttgatatgTGTCTTTGCAGGATCTTACGGCATTCAATGAACCGATAATAATTATGTAATATGGAACCACTAGTCCgagtttcctttttcaaataaatttatgatcaagactttttctttcttaatgtTTATGTTTATCCATGTGTTTGACTATGAATTGTGATCTTTCgattgtagcagcaaatagTCATTATTAGAAGTAATGATTCACCGCAATTGTTCCACTAAGAATACATGTTAAACTTGAAATCGACCATAGTACTTGTGACATGGCGGGTTCTAGGGTATGCGGGGCGGATTacaggtttcaaaaaatgagaaatctgtTCCGATGGATAAGCTTCAGATTTTAGGCGAAATCTATGCGGAATTGCAACCACTCACCCCATAAATTAAATGATGTGATTGGGCAAGAAGTAAAGCTCTGATCATGATGTCCCCAGACAGATTATTCATTGTCCACGTGCTTTCTGGAATGAATGAATCATTGCAAATAATGTAAACATGATATGCCAGACTGATTATTCTTCCCTTAACTGGATTGTGATGATAATTAAGCCAATTATTGACCCACTTGGCTTTGGTGAGAATTTGAACCTAGATAAGGACCTCACTCGACAAATATTTAGAAAAGATTAGTGAGGCACTATATTTAGATCACTAGTTACTGATCTTAAATTGATTTCGACCCTCTCGATTCTCGAATTCGACTTCCATTTTTGTGATTGCGATGTCATTTAAATCGAGAGAAATTTTTAATCAATAGATAGAGCACATCCAGCGAGAAACGCCCTCGTGTCCGCACGTGTAACCCCATTATCTAGGGTATTTTAACTTCGTTTTGTTTTATAATCAATAAGAAtgccacatatatatatatatatatatatatatatatatgtagccTTGACGCTATTATGCATCGGTATGCCACACGTGTGGTCCGTATAAAATTAACTCGGAgtcgattaattaattatatgtaAATGAGGACCTTAAGCATGGATTTGTTGCTGCCCAAACAAATTCACATGGTGACTAGCTCGGCCGGTCACATgggcagatccgacggcccccACGATTATTCGGGCAAGTGCACGCCCgcccttttccccttttctcaaTTCAACCCACGGATGTTGTTGAGGAAATATTCTTAGCACAGCCGTTAGACAgaaaatcctcggaaaagttcgTGATTCAAATTCGTTAATTTCCGACACGATTCGCATGACCGATACTTCAAAACTGATCTACATCGACCAACGCCTTTAACACAACAAATCGAATTAATGCCGGTATGATCATAGACCACGTCCGCCTCTGTTGAGATTGTGATCTCTATTGTGAAGTCAATTCTaaggagaaaataaaattagaagtAACCAATGAGTGCATTCTTTTTCTCCCCCTCGCGATTGCAATTGCATTCGCATCAAAGGGTACATTAAGAAATAATATCTAACGTCTTTCCCGTGGTATAAATCTTTGCAAGAAATTCCACGCTAATCGTGGGcacgcgcgctctctctctctcgtcccaATAATGATTAAGCTGTCGGATTAAGATAATAGGTAATTTAGCAGGAGATTGCGATCATGCCCACCTTAATTCCCTTCCCAACGTGGGGCTACCGGCTACGCCGGTCTCGAAGGTGAGGAGGGGAAGGTCCCAGAACCatcttatttttctaaaatctgtCTTCATATTTCTTCgcgtaaataataaaaagaatgaa
The sequence above is drawn from the Rhodamnia argentea isolate NSW1041297 chromosome 9, ASM2092103v1, whole genome shotgun sequence genome and encodes:
- the LOC115737093 gene encoding homeobox protein Hox-A3-like encodes the protein MATAPVKSQQPLHNFSLAGFLSWGGATSSSSSGHPHPHPHHHRNRRLPPASGDSPPPPPPPDDSDPESRPPRVGSRPSRSPSRHLAPSERLPPPEGEHRNRAAGGGASEDGKAEEAEAARRPWNLRPRRAVNPPPLSLRDGESFRDAAYGAFGGDKEDYAQQQPKSVRLRGFAEEGERKEKRRFWLSLSKEEIEEDIFVMTGSRPARRPRKRPKNEQKQLDIVFPGLWLVGLTADAYRVAEAPAKR